The proteins below are encoded in one region of Sphingobacterium sp. R2:
- a CDS encoding sodium:solute symporter → MSTADWIVLFLTLFVIVVYGVYKSRGIKNIDGYLLGNRSLPWYHVGLSVMATQASAITFLSAPGLAYSSGMSFVQFYFGLPLAMIVLCITFIPIFHKLKVFTAYEFLEKRFDVRTRGLTAILFLIQRGISTGITIFAPALIISTILHIDLTWTTLAIGSFVVIYTTYGGTKAVSHTQLLQMSIIFASLLIAGILVIHLLPQDIGLSKALHIAGKSGKTNALDFTFDLNNNYTIWTGLIGGFFLQLSYFGTDQSQVGRYLTGASIKESRMGLIMNGLLKIPMQFAILLIGILVFAYYQFHQPPIFFNQVEVKNLKESKYAPEYKIFEQKHNELFKTRESAVQQLNIALEQDDKKSIAHARTTLSQLNVEMQQVKDRTIDLIKKNNPSAETNDNNYVFLSFVTTVFPKGLIGLLIAVIFLASMGSTASAINSLSSTTTIDIYKRFINRKSSEKQDLLWSRLFTLIWGIFTILVALYANRLGNLLEAVNILGSLFYGTILGIFIVAFYMRKIRGNAVFIAAILSEVIVIGIWLMDKIPFLWLNLIGCLAVMLIAYLFELGIKKANWKTI, encoded by the coding sequence ATGAGTACAGCAGATTGGATCGTTTTATTTTTGACACTCTTTGTTATCGTTGTGTATGGCGTTTACAAGAGTAGAGGCATAAAAAATATTGATGGATACCTTCTGGGTAATCGTTCTTTACCTTGGTATCACGTCGGATTGTCAGTAATGGCGACTCAAGCAAGCGCCATTACTTTCCTTTCTGCACCCGGACTAGCTTATTCTTCAGGAATGAGTTTCGTTCAATTCTATTTCGGCCTACCTCTGGCCATGATTGTCCTCTGCATAACATTTATCCCTATTTTTCATAAGCTTAAAGTATTTACAGCCTACGAATTTCTAGAAAAACGCTTTGATGTAAGAACCAGAGGCCTCACCGCTATTCTCTTCCTCATTCAACGCGGTATTTCAACAGGTATTACCATATTTGCTCCTGCGCTGATCATATCGACCATACTACATATTGACCTGACCTGGACCACCTTGGCCATCGGAAGTTTTGTTGTCATCTATACAACTTATGGCGGAACCAAAGCTGTATCCCATACACAATTGCTCCAAATGAGCATTATTTTTGCCTCTTTACTTATCGCTGGGATATTGGTTATTCATCTGCTACCACAAGATATTGGCCTTTCAAAAGCATTGCATATAGCAGGAAAATCAGGTAAAACAAATGCGCTGGATTTTACTTTTGATCTGAACAATAACTATACAATTTGGACAGGGTTAATTGGAGGCTTTTTTCTACAGCTTTCTTATTTTGGAACAGATCAGAGCCAAGTCGGAAGGTATTTAACTGGAGCTTCCATCAAAGAAAGCCGGATGGGATTAATTATGAATGGTTTATTGAAGATACCTATGCAATTTGCAATTCTCCTGATCGGAATACTTGTATTTGCCTATTATCAGTTCCATCAGCCGCCTATCTTTTTTAACCAAGTTGAAGTCAAAAACCTCAAGGAAAGTAAATACGCTCCGGAGTATAAAATCTTCGAACAGAAACATAACGAATTGTTTAAAACGCGTGAATCTGCAGTTCAGCAGCTTAATATAGCCTTAGAGCAGGATGACAAAAAAAGTATTGCTCATGCTCGCACAACATTGAGCCAATTAAATGTGGAAATGCAGCAGGTTAAAGACCGAACCATAGACTTGATTAAAAAAAACAATCCCAGCGCGGAAACGAACGACAATAATTATGTGTTCCTTTCTTTCGTAACCACTGTATTTCCCAAAGGGTTAATCGGGTTGCTCATAGCAGTTATCTTTCTCGCATCAATGGGATCGACTGCAAGTGCTATTAACTCACTGTCTTCTACCACAACAATTGATATTTACAAAAGATTTATTAACCGCAAATCATCTGAAAAACAAGACCTACTATGGTCTCGTCTATTTACACTGATTTGGGGCATATTTACTATCCTGGTAGCCTTATATGCGAATAGGTTAGGTAATCTTCTCGAAGCAGTCAATATCTTAGGTTCGTTATTCTATGGTACGATCCTAGGTATTTTTATCGTAGCCTTCTATATGAGAAAAATCAGGGGCAATGCAGTTTTTATTGCCGCCATACTTTCAGAAGTGATCGTAATTGGTATTTGGTTAATGGATAAAATACCGTTTCTATGGTTAAACCTTATCGGCTGTCTGGCCGTTATGCTGATCGCTTATCTCTTTGAACTGGGAATAAAAAAAGCGAATTGGAAGACGATATAA
- a CDS encoding MFS transporter — translation MDATLTHSEEDLYKKRHRIRIAVSLFFFCQGIAFASWASRIPIIKAHLNLSEGQLGTILLMLPVGQLATMALSGKLVTKYGSASVLRIVPIAYALVLCSIPFAQNAWQLGAILLLFGVSGNMCNISVNTQGVATEQIFKKSIMTSFHGAWSIAGFTGALVGLLTMNFGLNTLSHFLLILIIVIGNTLINHKYLVPGKSPQKEKRSFFAKPEGGLLQLGIIGFFSMATEGAMFDWSGVYFKEIVQAPEKFVVVGYASFMIMMATGRFVGDAVIRKLGRKRTLQYSGLLMFIGMMTSVIYPEFIICTLAFMLVGIGVACNVPSIYSLAGQNKNVPSGVALAMVSSISYLGFLMGPPLIGYIAEVFSLRYSYGIFACFGLLMFFMVGRLSLFKETSPA, via the coding sequence ATGGACGCAACGTTAACTCACTCAGAAGAAGATCTTTATAAGAAGCGACATCGTATAAGAATCGCGGTTTCACTTTTCTTTTTTTGCCAGGGAATTGCGTTTGCATCGTGGGCGAGTCGCATTCCAATTATTAAAGCACATCTCAACTTAAGTGAAGGGCAATTAGGTACCATATTATTAATGCTCCCCGTTGGTCAACTAGCCACGATGGCACTCTCAGGAAAACTGGTCACAAAATATGGTAGCGCTAGTGTATTACGCATTGTACCCATTGCCTATGCCCTAGTATTATGTTCCATACCGTTTGCACAGAATGCCTGGCAATTGGGGGCCATATTGCTCCTATTCGGGGTAAGCGGTAATATGTGTAATATTTCGGTTAATACCCAAGGAGTTGCCACCGAACAGATTTTCAAAAAATCAATTATGACCTCTTTTCACGGCGCTTGGAGTATCGCAGGCTTTACTGGAGCTTTAGTCGGTTTATTGACGATGAACTTTGGACTGAATACGCTCTCCCATTTCTTACTCATATTAATCATTGTCATCGGAAATACGCTAATCAACCACAAGTATTTGGTGCCAGGAAAATCTCCCCAAAAGGAAAAACGCAGTTTCTTCGCTAAACCAGAAGGCGGACTACTTCAACTTGGTATAATTGGCTTTTTCAGTATGGCAACAGAGGGAGCAATGTTTGACTGGAGTGGGGTATATTTTAAAGAAATCGTACAAGCGCCCGAAAAATTCGTTGTCGTTGGATACGCTTCTTTTATGATCATGATGGCCACAGGTCGCTTTGTTGGCGATGCGGTCATCCGCAAATTAGGTAGAAAAAGAACGCTGCAATACAGTGGCCTGTTAATGTTCATCGGAATGATGACCTCGGTTATTTACCCTGAATTTATCATCTGTACCCTCGCGTTTATGTTGGTAGGTATAGGCGTAGCCTGCAATGTCCCTTCGATCTATAGCCTTGCCGGACAAAATAAAAATGTACCTTCTGGCGTAGCCTTAGCTATGGTTTCAAGCATCAGCTACCTAGGATTTTTAATGGGGCCACCTTTAATTGGATATATCGCCGAAGTGTTTAGCCTGCGCTATTCTTACGGTATTTTTGCCTGCTTCGGACTACTCATGTTTTTTATGGTAGGGCGACTATCTTTATTTAAAGAAACAAGCCCCGCCTAA
- a CDS encoding peroxiredoxin, with translation MSFTGKSFPNITVDAIDYLGDNLQINIFEKAVKEGKKVLLFWYPKDFTFVCPTELHAFQEAAAEFEKRNTILIGASCDTNEVHFAWLNTAKDNGGIEGVEYPILADTNRNLSSILGILDVQEVEHPEYGTLAQGSAVTYRATYLIDETGRVFHESVNDMPLGRNVKEYLRLIDAYAHVQKFGEVCPANWEEGKDAMNADRKGVADYLAKH, from the coding sequence ATGAGTTTTACAGGTAAAAGTTTTCCAAACATTACAGTAGATGCAATCGATTATTTAGGCGATAATTTACAAATTAACATTTTTGAAAAAGCAGTCAAAGAAGGTAAAAAAGTGCTCTTATTTTGGTATCCAAAAGACTTCACTTTCGTATGTCCTACTGAGTTACACGCTTTCCAAGAGGCAGCTGCCGAGTTTGAAAAACGCAATACAATCTTAATCGGTGCTTCTTGTGACACAAATGAAGTGCACTTCGCCTGGTTAAATACAGCAAAAGATAACGGCGGTATTGAAGGTGTTGAATACCCGATCTTAGCAGATACAAACCGTAACTTATCAAGTATATTGGGAATATTAGATGTTCAAGAAGTCGAACACCCGGAATACGGCACATTAGCACAAGGTTCTGCTGTCACTTACAGAGCAACCTATTTGATCGACGAAACTGGCCGTGTATTTCACGAGTCGGTAAACGATATGCCTTTAGGTCGTAACGTGAAAGAATATTTGCGTCTGATCGATGCCTATGCACACGTACAAAAATTCGGTGAAGTATGTCCTGCAAATTGGGAAGAAGGTAAAGATGCCATGAATGCAGATAGAAAAGGTGTAGCTGATTATTTAGCGAAACACTAA
- a CDS encoding co-chaperone YbbN: MLQELENDNLQEIVNSNDIVMVQYSATWCGNCKIMKPKFKKLAGENESVPFIIADAEKFPESRKLANVNNLPTFAAFKNGKLVNQVQTNKLDALVELFNETSSN, from the coding sequence ATGTTACAAGAATTAGAAAATGATAATTTACAAGAAATTGTAAATAGCAACGATATTGTTATGGTTCAATATTCCGCTACCTGGTGTGGTAATTGCAAAATAATGAAACCAAAATTTAAAAAGTTAGCAGGCGAAAATGAAAGTGTGCCTTTTATAATCGCTGATGCAGAAAAATTTCCTGAATCGCGTAAATTGGCAAATGTGAATAATTTACCCACTTTTGCTGCCTTCAAGAATGGTAAATTGGTTAATCAAGTACAAACAAATAAGTTGGACGCATTAGTAGAATTATTCAATGAAACTTCCAGTAATTAA
- a CDS encoding phosphatase PAP2 family protein produces the protein MGKFLVCQFRRVYAANPAFFIFFSIWVVLLTFLVAFVPKGDSFHFINSHHTFWADILFTIYTYFGDGLFVIAVFIAYCCMQQWNYARAILGTYIFSGVICCMLKNLFHAGRPASIFYGDRTFHVVSWLPVAYINSFPSGHTTSAFAMSATIAIVSKNKSFGIITFVFAALTAYSRVYLGQHFVIDVWFGAMLGTVTACFYLLAMPYVLKSKRMSFSLRFLQIKF, from the coding sequence ATGGGAAAATTTTTGGTATGCCAATTTAGAAGGGTATATGCAGCTAATCCTGCTTTTTTTATCTTCTTTTCCATTTGGGTGGTTCTATTGACCTTTTTGGTAGCTTTTGTTCCCAAAGGAGATTCATTTCATTTCATAAACTCACACCACACTTTTTGGGCCGATATCCTCTTTACCATCTATACCTATTTTGGAGATGGTCTCTTTGTTATCGCTGTTTTTATTGCTTACTGTTGTATGCAGCAATGGAATTATGCTCGAGCTATACTTGGTACATATATCTTTTCGGGCGTCATCTGCTGTATGCTAAAAAATCTTTTCCATGCGGGTAGGCCTGCCAGTATATTCTATGGAGATCGAACATTCCATGTTGTCTCTTGGCTGCCTGTAGCCTACATCAATTCGTTTCCTTCAGGCCATACAACTTCAGCCTTTGCTATGTCAGCCACGATAGCGATTGTTTCAAAAAATAAATCTTTTGGGATCATTACCTTTGTTTTCGCGGCACTAACTGCATACTCACGTGTGTATTTGGGACAGCATTTTGTGATAGATGTATGGTTTGGCGCGATGTTGGGCACGGTCACGGCTTGCTTTTATTTGCTCGCAATGCCCTATGTTTTAAAAAGTAAACGCATGTCATTTAGCCTAAGATTTCTCCAGATCAAGTTTTAA
- a CDS encoding DUF3078 domain-containing protein, whose translation MKLFNFVGMAMLCLSITGLKAQDLKDLRAKPDTVISVQKDQPLNIKTIRPVVPKLNLEVDYWKHWTKFGINLNQASFNDNWKGGGVGSIAVGLNANHKSDYTRDNFNFVTEVDLRYGKIKNTNNIAKKNNDRIFWDNKLSYKLSANWALFTSVTFESQFDAGYKYKTVNGRDTIDYIENAFMAPAYLTESFGLEYKPSNEFSLRFGTGTARQTFILDDRVRPRSGEGFFAKYGYYRDPNNPSVGTGERFGVKEDRTFANALAFQLTANLDKNFTDKLNVKARYNLFADYEKLSDPTHRLDVTVTAKVTRVINVNLNGIMIYDPDVISKVQLSQSLAMGIVYSLPK comes from the coding sequence ATGAAGTTATTTAATTTTGTCGGCATGGCTATGCTCTGCCTTTCTATTACTGGCTTAAAGGCACAGGATCTGAAAGATCTTAGAGCAAAACCAGATACTGTAATTTCTGTACAGAAAGATCAACCTTTAAATATTAAAACCATTCGTCCTGTGGTTCCCAAACTGAACCTAGAAGTAGATTATTGGAAACATTGGACAAAATTTGGGATCAATTTAAATCAGGCATCATTTAATGATAATTGGAAAGGGGGCGGTGTCGGTTCTATTGCTGTTGGGTTGAATGCCAATCATAAATCGGATTATACCAGAGACAATTTCAATTTCGTGACTGAAGTTGATTTACGTTATGGAAAAATAAAGAACACCAATAATATTGCGAAGAAAAATAATGACCGTATATTTTGGGATAATAAGCTTTCCTATAAATTGTCAGCCAATTGGGCTTTGTTTACATCGGTGACCTTTGAGTCTCAATTTGACGCAGGGTATAAGTATAAAACGGTCAATGGTAGGGATACCATTGATTATATAGAAAATGCTTTTATGGCGCCAGCTTATTTGACGGAGTCTTTCGGTCTTGAGTACAAGCCCAGCAATGAGTTCTCGTTACGTTTTGGTACGGGTACTGCTCGTCAGACCTTTATTTTGGATGATCGTGTTAGACCTCGCTCTGGGGAGGGTTTTTTCGCAAAATATGGATATTATAGGGATCCAAACAATCCAAGTGTGGGTACCGGCGAAAGATTCGGTGTAAAGGAAGATCGTACTTTTGCAAATGCATTGGCATTCCAGTTAACCGCGAACTTGGACAAAAACTTCACAGATAAATTGAATGTAAAGGCACGTTATAATCTTTTTGCCGATTATGAGAAACTTTCCGATCCAACGCACCGTTTGGATGTAACCGTAACAGCGAAAGTTACCCGTGTAATCAATGTGAACTTGAATGGTATTATGATTTATGATCCGGATGTGATTTCCAAAGTGCAATTGAGTCAGTCCTTGGCCATGGGAATTGTATATAGTTTACCAAAATAA
- a CDS encoding N-acetylmuramoyl-L-alanine amidase: protein MKPLITSAASPVVLEQQIVTQPDTSLLTPEERKIIFLQKSGSHSYWRQEEAIHYDVRKPNFVIIHHTAQDSIGQTIKTFQIPRTKVSSHYVIGRNGEIIQMLNDYVRSWHAGVAKWGSIVDMNSCSIGIELDNNGREPFPDAQINSLMTVLDTLKSRYLIPTNNFIGHADIAPARKNDPSVFFPWKKLAERGFGIWYDEGQLVAPPDGFNAIDALKIIGYDTSNLKAAIVAFKRKFIVRDTTPELTIYDKSVLYNIYRKY from the coding sequence TTGAAACCTTTAATAACATCTGCTGCTTCTCCGGTGGTTTTGGAGCAGCAAATTGTGACGCAGCCGGATACCAGTTTATTGACACCAGAGGAAAGAAAGATCATCTTTTTACAGAAATCCGGAAGCCATTCTTATTGGCGTCAAGAAGAGGCTATTCATTATGATGTACGCAAGCCAAATTTTGTTATTATCCACCACACCGCGCAAGACAGCATCGGTCAGACAATTAAAACTTTTCAGATCCCGAGGACTAAAGTGAGTTCACATTATGTTATCGGCCGAAATGGAGAGATTATACAAATGTTAAATGATTATGTACGCTCTTGGCATGCTGGGGTTGCTAAATGGGGCTCTATCGTAGATATGAACTCATGTTCTATTGGTATTGAGCTGGATAATAATGGTCGAGAACCTTTTCCTGATGCACAAATTAATTCGTTGATGACGGTGCTGGATACCTTGAAATCTCGCTATTTAATACCGACAAATAATTTTATTGGCCATGCTGATATTGCACCGGCAAGGAAGAACGATCCAAGTGTGTTTTTTCCCTGGAAAAAGCTGGCGGAACGGGGTTTTGGAATTTGGTATGATGAAGGGCAGCTTGTCGCCCCCCCAGATGGTTTTAATGCGATAGATGCGCTTAAAATTATCGGGTACGATACGTCTAATCTTAAAGCAGCGATTGTTGCCTTTAAAAGAAAGTTCATTGTAAGAGATACAACTCCTGAGCTGACCATATACGATAAGAGCGTATTGTACAACATTTATAGAAAATATTAA
- a CDS encoding PIG-L family deacetylase: MRRPFISVIIILAGILSTSSVKAQNPQWDAAEIKLNLEKLNTLGSVLYFAAHPDDENTRLIAWLAQEKKYKTAYLSLTRGDGGQNLIGTEQGIELGLIRTQELLAARKIDKGEQFFSSAYDFGFSKTPEETFEFWDKKRVLGEAVWIIRKFRPDVIITRFPPDSRGGHGHHQASAILAQEAFKAAADPNQFSEQLQFVSPWQAKRLLWNTANFGGQNNTREDQLKIDIGDYNTLLGASYGEIAAHSRSSHKSQGFGSASQRGSSIEYFEFVDGVPAEKTLLDDVETSWKRVKNGNKVQPLIDHINQIYQIDKPELIINELIKLYNILDEIDDEYWKTQKKKEVEKLILACGGIWFESVARNSSYALGEEIKVDHSIIVRRPNITVELTQLNGNSIRNKLKTNRLQKDTMLVIADRTTQPYWLMEPHGKGKFNISDFNLTGYPENPDAPSVSIEIRINGQPITINQLIKYRYTDPVRGEIYNPIVILPPLTAKSSSSLALTQNAGTVKVNLTFQKNGKIGATTFHVKPNIPKGWEILPVSFDLSFKENERIISKEISIKPSDATQSSIDTLGFIFNSKERLKEVKSIDYNHIPDIVYFPDAAIKMSNISLINDVKNVAYIHGAGDLIPESLVSIGIKVDVLSNEQALKADLSTYDAVIFGVRIFNVNKQIAQLQNKVLAYVKMGGTVLEQYNVNNGMIAKNFGPFPFSISRRRVTDEKATVHFDKNDPIFNYPNKISEADFEHWVQERGLYFAEEIDKRYRTPITMQDPGEALHNGSLLVAPYGKGKFVYTSLSFFRQLPAGIPGAYRLFVNLLSKSK; encoded by the coding sequence ATGCGAAGACCTTTTATCTCTGTTATCATAATTTTGGCGGGTATCTTGTCAACTTCAAGCGTTAAAGCACAAAACCCACAGTGGGATGCTGCTGAAATAAAACTTAATCTGGAAAAACTTAACACATTGGGATCGGTACTCTATTTTGCGGCACACCCCGATGACGAAAATACGCGATTGATTGCATGGTTAGCCCAAGAAAAAAAATATAAAACAGCTTACTTATCGTTAACTAGAGGCGATGGTGGACAAAATCTGATCGGAACAGAACAGGGTATTGAACTTGGCTTGATACGAACGCAAGAATTACTGGCTGCTCGAAAAATTGATAAAGGTGAACAATTTTTTTCCTCTGCCTATGACTTCGGATTCTCGAAGACCCCAGAAGAAACTTTCGAATTTTGGGATAAAAAACGTGTTCTTGGAGAGGCCGTATGGATCATCAGAAAATTTAGGCCCGATGTAATTATTACACGTTTTCCTCCCGATTCAAGGGGTGGCCATGGCCATCATCAAGCTTCCGCTATTCTAGCGCAAGAAGCTTTTAAAGCCGCTGCAGATCCTAATCAATTTTCAGAGCAACTTCAATTTGTAAGTCCTTGGCAGGCGAAACGTCTTCTTTGGAATACCGCAAATTTTGGCGGTCAAAACAATACTCGTGAAGATCAGTTAAAAATAGATATTGGAGATTACAATACGCTATTAGGAGCCTCTTATGGCGAGATTGCTGCCCACAGCCGCTCTTCACACAAAAGTCAAGGCTTCGGGTCGGCAAGCCAACGCGGCTCATCAATTGAATATTTTGAATTCGTCGACGGTGTACCTGCGGAAAAGACACTACTGGATGATGTAGAAACTTCTTGGAAAAGAGTGAAAAACGGCAATAAAGTCCAACCCTTAATTGACCACATTAATCAGATATATCAAATTGATAAACCGGAATTGATCATTAACGAACTGATCAAACTATACAACATACTGGATGAAATTGATGATGAGTACTGGAAAACGCAGAAGAAAAAGGAAGTTGAAAAACTGATTCTTGCTTGTGGTGGAATTTGGTTCGAAAGTGTTGCTAGGAATTCATCCTATGCCTTGGGAGAGGAGATAAAAGTGGATCATTCTATTATTGTCCGCCGTCCGAATATAACAGTTGAGCTGACTCAGCTAAACGGAAATAGCATTCGTAATAAATTGAAAACAAATAGATTGCAAAAGGATACTATGCTTGTCATCGCCGATAGGACAACACAACCCTACTGGCTGATGGAACCGCATGGAAAAGGTAAATTTAATATTAGTGATTTTAATCTTACTGGATATCCCGAAAATCCTGATGCTCCAAGTGTATCTATTGAGATTCGGATCAATGGCCAGCCTATTACAATCAATCAGCTGATAAAGTATAGATATACCGACCCTGTCCGTGGTGAAATCTACAACCCCATCGTAATCCTACCACCATTAACCGCTAAAAGTTCGAGTTCTCTGGCGCTCACACAAAATGCCGGAACGGTCAAAGTAAATCTGACTTTTCAGAAAAACGGAAAAATAGGCGCTACTACATTTCACGTAAAACCAAACATACCAAAAGGCTGGGAAATTTTACCAGTATCTTTTGATTTATCTTTTAAAGAAAATGAACGTATAATCTCAAAGGAAATCAGCATAAAACCATCCGATGCTACGCAATCTTCCATAGATACCCTTGGGTTTATTTTTAATAGTAAAGAACGCTTGAAAGAGGTAAAGTCCATCGATTACAACCATATTCCTGATATCGTTTATTTCCCAGATGCGGCTATAAAAATGAGCAACATCAGCCTGATCAACGACGTAAAGAACGTCGCATACATTCATGGGGCAGGGGATCTAATTCCTGAATCGCTTGTTTCCATTGGTATAAAAGTTGATGTGCTAAGTAACGAGCAGGCGTTAAAAGCAGATCTTTCCACCTATGACGCCGTAATATTTGGTGTACGAATATTCAACGTCAATAAACAGATTGCACAGCTTCAAAATAAAGTACTTGCGTATGTGAAAATGGGGGGGACAGTTCTAGAACAATACAATGTAAATAACGGAATGATAGCAAAAAACTTTGGTCCCTTTCCTTTTAGTATCAGCAGAAGACGGGTAACGGACGAAAAAGCAACAGTACATTTTGATAAAAACGATCCCATTTTCAATTACCCAAACAAAATCAGCGAAGCTGACTTTGAACACTGGGTACAGGAGCGGGGACTATATTTTGCCGAAGAAATTGATAAAAGATATCGTACACCTATTACCATGCAAGACCCGGGAGAGGCATTGCATAATGGATCATTACTAGTTGCACCCTATGGAAAAGGTAAATTTGTTTATACATCTCTGTCTTTTTTCAGACAATTACCTGCTGGAATTCCCGGAGCTTACAGATTATTTGTAAATTTGTTATCAAAATCAAAATAA